A part of Paenibacillus donghaensis genomic DNA contains:
- a CDS encoding ABC transporter ATP-binding protein gives MLRRFFSYYRPYRKLFILDFTCAVGAGLLELAFPVAVNKFIDDLLPGQDWPLILIACVALLAIYALNTVMQYVVTYWGHMLGINIETDMRKKMFDHIQKLSFRFFDNNKTGHLIGRITNDLNDIGEVAHHGPEDVFIAIMTLVGAFVLMAQINLELAIITFIVVPLMGWLIIYFGRSMTSTYHRLFGNVGSFNARIEDNVGGIRVVQSFANEAYEKELFAVDNQKFRETKLLAYKLMARSSSISYMMTRLVTVLVMVSGAWFFIQGKIEIGEFVAFILLSNVFFRPIDKINSVIESYPKGIAGFRRYLEIIDTEPDISDKPDAVDVQALHGDIRFNQVSFGYEPNREVLSEISLTVNSGETVAFVGPSGAGKTTICSLLPRFYDVTGGAITIDGIDIRDMKLADLRKQIGIVQQDVFLFSGTIRENIAYGKLEAELPEIWEAARRAHLEELILSLPDGMDTVIGERGVKLSGGQKQRLAIARMFLKNPPILILDEATSALDTETEAAIQESLAALSVGRTTLVIAHRLTTIKNADRIVVVNEDGISEEGRHEDLVNAGGTYSRLYQAQYNN, from the coding sequence ATGCTGCGTCGTTTCTTCTCCTATTACCGTCCTTACCGAAAGCTGTTTATTCTGGATTTCACCTGTGCTGTGGGTGCAGGGCTGCTGGAGCTGGCATTTCCGGTCGCCGTGAACAAATTTATAGATGATCTGCTGCCGGGCCAGGACTGGCCGCTGATCCTGATTGCCTGTGTCGCCCTGCTGGCGATCTATGCGCTCAACACAGTCATGCAGTACGTCGTTACCTATTGGGGGCATATGCTGGGTATCAACATCGAGACGGATATGCGCAAAAAAATGTTCGATCACATTCAAAAGCTCTCCTTCCGTTTCTTCGACAATAACAAAACCGGTCATCTGATCGGACGGATCACGAATGATCTCAATGATATCGGCGAGGTAGCGCATCATGGTCCTGAGGATGTGTTCATAGCGATCATGACTCTCGTCGGCGCTTTTGTGCTGATGGCGCAGATCAATCTGGAGCTGGCGATCATTACCTTCATCGTGGTGCCGCTAATGGGCTGGCTGATTATTTACTTCGGACGCAGCATGACCTCCACCTATCACCGGCTGTTCGGCAACGTGGGCAGCTTCAATGCCCGGATCGAAGACAATGTAGGCGGAATCCGTGTGGTGCAGTCTTTTGCCAATGAAGCTTATGAAAAAGAATTGTTCGCGGTCGACAACCAGAAGTTCCGTGAGACGAAATTGCTGGCGTACAAGCTGATGGCTCGCAGCTCTTCGATCAGCTACATGATGACCCGTCTGGTTACTGTACTGGTGATGGTCAGCGGCGCGTGGTTCTTCATTCAGGGGAAGATTGAGATCGGCGAATTCGTCGCGTTCATTCTGCTGTCCAATGTGTTCTTCCGCCCGATTGACAAAATCAATTCCGTTATTGAGAGCTATCCCAAAGGGATCGCCGGCTTCAGACGTTATCTGGAAATTATAGATACCGAACCGGATATCAGCGATAAACCTGACGCAGTGGATGTACAGGCGTTGCACGGGGATATCCGCTTCAACCAGGTGTCCTTCGGCTACGAGCCGAACCGGGAGGTGCTCAGCGAGATCAGCCTGACGGTGAACTCGGGGGAGACGGTGGCTTTTGTCGGACCTTCGGGCGCAGGCAAAACCACCATCTGCAGCCTGCTGCCAAGGTTCTATGATGTCACCGGGGGCGCAATCACCATCGACGGGATCGATATCCGTGATATGAAGCTGGCTGACCTGCGCAAGCAGATCGGAATTGTGCAGCAGGATGTGTTCCTGTTCTCCGGCACGATCCGCGAGAACATCGCATACGGCAAGCTGGAGGCAGAGCTGCCCGAAATCTGGGAAGCAGCCCGCCGCGCCCACCTGGAGGAATTGATCCTCAGCCTGCCGGACGGTATGGATACGGTGATCGGGGAACGCGGCGTGAAGCTGTCCGGCGGCCAGAAGCAGCGCCTCGCGATTGCCCGGATGTTCCTGAAGAATCCGCCGATTCTGATTCTGGACGAAGCCACCTCGGCGCTTGATACCGAAACGGAGGCGGCGATTCAGGAATCGCTGGCCGCCCTGTCGGTGGGCCGCACGACCCTGGTCATTGCCCACCGGCTGACCACGATCAAGAATGCCGACCGCATCGTCGTCGTCAACGAGGACGGCATTTCCGAGGAGGGCCGCCACGAGGACCTGGTGAACGCCGGAGGCACGTACAGCCGCTTGTATCAGGCCCAGTACAATAACTGA
- a CDS encoding methyltransferase domain-containing protein codes for MDQLWNTSTYDKDMAFVSRYGESLVELLDPQPEEHVIDWGCGSGDLAAAIAARGAVVSGIDASAEMLEAARSKYPQFRFILADGQTYRAEEPADAVFSNAALHWLSDAGGAAASISASLRPGGRLIAEFGGQGNIASVSGAPQPAFASAGCGGKRRLPWYFPSIGQYASLLEQHGLTVELALCYDRPTPLAGGAEGLRRWLDTFANGILSVLTPSERSNVLSSMEQELKPALYREDRWVLDYRRIRVAAFKR; via the coding sequence ATGGATCAGTTATGGAATACAAGCACTTATGATAAGGATATGGCATTTGTGTCGCGTTACGGGGAGTCTCTCGTCGAGCTGCTGGACCCGCAGCCAGAGGAGCATGTGATTGACTGGGGCTGCGGCAGCGGTGATCTGGCGGCGGCCATTGCCGCCCGGGGCGCAGTGGTGAGCGGAATCGACGCTTCAGCCGAGATGCTCGAGGCGGCGCGCAGCAAATATCCGCAGTTCCGGTTCATCCTGGCCGACGGCCAGACCTACCGGGCCGAGGAGCCGGCGGATGCGGTCTTCAGCAATGCCGCCTTGCACTGGCTGAGCGATGCCGGCGGCGCGGCCGCCTCCATCTCGGCCAGCCTGCGCCCGGGCGGGCGCCTGATCGCCGAGTTCGGCGGTCAGGGCAACATCGCATCGGTCAGCGGCGCGCCGCAGCCGGCTTTTGCGTCAGCCGGCTGCGGCGGCAAGCGGCGGCTGCCCTGGTATTTCCCCAGCATCGGTCAATACGCCTCGCTGCTGGAGCAGCATGGGCTGACCGTCGAGCTGGCGCTCTGCTACGACCGCCCGACTCCGCTCGCGGGTGGTGCGGAGGGTCTTCGCCGTTGGCTGGATACCTTCGCCAACGGCATCCTGAGCGTGCTGACGCCGTCAGAACGCTCGAATGTGCTCAGCTCCATGGAACAGGAGCTGAAGCCGGCGCTGTACCGCGAGGACCGCTGGGTGCTGGACTACCGGAGAATCCGGGTAGCGGCGTTTAAGCGGTGA
- a CDS encoding YjcZ family sporulation protein, with protein MGEYAGGHGGFTSTSAILVLFILLVIISKALWV; from the coding sequence ATGGGCGAATATGCTGGAGGACATGGCGGCTTCACTTCGACTAGTGCGATCCTGGTTCTGTTCATCTTGCTGGTAATTATCTCTAAAGCGCTCTGGGTTTAA
- a CDS encoding LysE family translocator codes for MWSVLASGYGFGLLLAAPVGPMSLLCMNRTLRQGFRAGLATGLGIAAADAFYAFVSVSGLRLVSDFTAAYALPLQLLGSLFLGCLGVKGLLQGRDGEQEERRSWRNFNFLSALLLTLANPATVLTFLALAASLGHASGSSLLLPSGIALGSSSWWLLLTLTVNWLSRKVSPAFIHRMNVISALIFIGFSLVSLIGVINKLY; via the coding sequence ATGTGGTCCGTGCTCGCGAGCGGGTATGGCTTTGGCCTGCTGCTTGCTGCCCCGGTAGGTCCGATGTCCCTGCTCTGCATGAACCGTACCCTGCGGCAGGGCTTCCGGGCCGGACTGGCCACTGGCCTTGGCATCGCTGCGGCTGATGCCTTCTATGCCTTCGTATCTGTATCCGGGCTCAGGCTGGTGAGTGATTTCACCGCCGCCTATGCCTTGCCGCTACAGCTGCTGGGCAGTCTTTTTCTGGGCTGCCTGGGCGTTAAAGGACTGCTGCAGGGTAGAGACGGTGAACAGGAGGAGCGCCGTTCCTGGCGCAACTTCAACTTCCTGTCCGCCCTGCTGCTGACACTGGCGAACCCGGCCACGGTGCTGACCTTTCTGGCGCTGGCAGCCTCGCTGGGCCATGCGAGCGGCAGTTCCCTGCTGCTGCCGTCCGGGATCGCGCTCGGCTCCTCCAGCTGGTGGCTGCTGCTGACTCTAACGGTCAACTGGCTAAGCCGCAAGGTATCCCCCGCTTTTATTCACCGGATGAATGTGATTTCAGCGTTAATTTTTATCGGCTTCAGTCTGGTTAGTCTTATAGGCGTTATCAATAAACTCTATTAA
- a CDS encoding Lrp/AsnC family transcriptional regulator, translating into MDALDSKIIVALMDNGRMTWAELAGLLGLSSPAAADRVRRLEEQGVIKGYTALINAESAGYGLTALVAVSLERPKHREAFLALVMSLPEIQECHHTAGEDDYLLKVRCRGTRDLERILSSQLKELDGIVRTRTTIVLDTLKETPNLPHPPVE; encoded by the coding sequence TTGGATGCATTGGATTCCAAAATAATAGTAGCGCTGATGGACAATGGCAGAATGACCTGGGCAGAGCTTGCGGGGCTGCTGGGCCTGTCTTCCCCGGCGGCGGCGGACCGGGTACGGCGGCTGGAAGAACAAGGAGTAATCAAGGGCTACACGGCGCTGATCAATGCCGAATCCGCAGGCTACGGGCTGACCGCGCTGGTGGCTGTCTCCCTGGAGCGCCCGAAACACCGTGAGGCCTTCCTTGCACTGGTGATGTCACTGCCGGAGATTCAGGAATGCCATCACACCGCAGGTGAAGATGATTATCTGCTGAAGGTTCGCTGCAGGGGGACACGCGATCTGGAGCGGATTCTCAGCAGCCAGCTGAAAGAGCTGGACGGCATTGTACGAACCCGGACAACCATTGTGCTGGACACGCTTAAAGAGACTCCGAACCTGCCCCACCCTCCTGTCGAATGA